A genome region from Apus apus isolate bApuApu2 chromosome 2, bApuApu2.pri.cur, whole genome shotgun sequence includes the following:
- the LOC127381004 gene encoding lymphocyte antigen 6E-like, with protein sequence MKTSLLVVLITALCTERALSLTCFTCKDASSNIHCLSTTTCSENEKYCLTTYSTTGFGDDRNRRITKKCSAYCPTIDLNIGIAGVATSCCETSLCNISGASSVKTSYTMIALGALASLACILRLGF encoded by the exons ATGAAGACTTCTCTTCTTGTCGTGCTGATCACAGCCCTGTGCACTGAGAGGG CTCTCTCTTTGACATGTTTCACATGCAAAGATGCATCTTCCAACATCCACTGTCTCAGCACAACCACGTGCTCTGAGAATGAGAAGTATTGCCTCACAACCTATTCTACCACGGGGTTTG GGGATGACCGTAACCGGCGTATCACCAAGAAGTGTTCTGCATATTGCCCAACAATTGACCTGAATATTGGCATAGCTGGCGTTGCTACCAGCTGCTGTGAGACATCCTTGTGCAACATCAGTGGTGCTAGCAGTGTGAAAACCAGTTACACCATGATAGCTCTGGGTGCCTTGGCCAGTCTCGCCTGCATCCTCCGACTGGGTTTTTGA